The window TCACGATGGAGGAGACGCTATACCTCTTGATGATCTGGTGTTAATAACAAGCAATGGGAACGGTTTCGGTCCCAACGCAGAGAAAGTCACAACACAAAAAATTGATTTGACTTTAATTACCGATAAAGACGGCAACCAGGTCTTCTCAACAAACAGCGTAGGTGGCAAATCGTCCTTTAACCCCGGTGACACTCTCTATATCACTCCATACAATTGTACCTGCAGCCTTCTGCAGTATTCTGTTTCCGCACCTTTGTTTGATGATATACATGGTTCAAAATGCGGTGCTCCCTGGGACTGGGAGAATAATCCAACTACGTACGAGGGGACTAACTGTGATGCCTTATGGATGCTCTGCTTCAGGAACCCGGACAATGTTGGCAAAGTCTTTACATTC of the Methanomicrobium sp. W14 genome contains:
- a CDS encoding type IV pilin, yielding MNIRDNNAVSPVVGVMMMLVVTIIIAAVVSAFGSGMADSQSEALQAKIGATFSVSGGMTITHDGGDAIPLDDLVLITSNGNGFGPNAEKVTTQKIDLTLITDKDGNQVFSTNSVGGKSSFNPGDTLYITPYNCTCSLLQYSVSAPLFDDIHGSKCGAPWDWENNPTTYEGTNCDALWMLCFRNPDNVGKVFTFKASDRNGNIISKCDVKITS